Proteins co-encoded in one Aspergillus flavus chromosome 2, complete sequence genomic window:
- a CDS encoding putative high-affinity glucose transporter — MLSPMLEQLKAQPLYQDLNWRLALIGGVSSLGALGFGFDNGWWGGALGLSQFQQKYGEYDDSLGHFVIPSQKTSVGTGTGSAGIILGCIIAPVVASKLGRRNSFLVLSLLMLIGITLEASAVTSFWQLVVGRIVVYSGIGLASNCVPLYLSECSPPRIRGAFLGLYSFFNSLGVFLASLVVYLSRSRTDKWQYLVVILCQLLVPIGYIAFYAFIPESPRYLIYRGRFDEAEQVLRSLSNYPDTIPYEVELLKAQAEEQQELHKATSIWDCFRGSNRRRTIIAIGVQVLQQAQGVSFIQNFIVTFMEQLKFPDPLRTNLMVTGCSFAVHIITFFSFDKIGRRYSLCIGAILLGGTMFGTGIAIATGDTSSGSSPAATASIALLILWYCMYGFTWGPGCWVVAGEVGTGQLRERTLFLASMGSFLTSVPINFVNPYVQARLGGSVTFIYGGFSVVALIWVFLMVPETRGRSLEELDDMFQAEVPTRRFKKYECSGIGAHITGAQNLQSKEVKVIQEEWVENKGDTGAQ; from the exons ATGCTCTCACCTATGTTGGAACAGTTGAAGGCCCAGCCACTGTATCAAGACCTCAACTGGCGGCTTGCGCTCATCGGCGGAGTGTCGTCGCTGGGAGCTCTAGGCTTCGGATTCGACAACGGGTGGTGGGGAGGTGCACTGGGTCTGTCCCAGTTCCAACAGAAATATGGCGAGTATGATGACTCCCTTGGCCATTTCGTGATTCCATCCCAAAAGACATCGGTCGGCACAGGTACGGGATCCGCAGGGATTATCCTTGGCTGCATCATAGCCCCAGTTGTCGCATCCAAGCTAGGCCGTCGCAATTCGTTCTTGGTGCTGTCGCTGCTGATGTTGATTGGCATCACCCTCGAAGCATCTGCGGTAACATCCTTCTGGCAACTTGTTGTGGGCCGAATTGTTGTCTACTCAGGGATTGGCTTAGCATCAAACTGTGTGCCACTGTACTTATCGGAGTGCTCACCACCACGTATTCGAG GTGCCTTTCTGGGACtgtatagcttttttaattctCTGGGTGTTTTCCTGGCTTCCCTTGTGGTTTACCTATCCCGTTCAAGGACGGATAAATGGCAGTATCT GGTGGTCATACTCTGTCAGCTGCTAGTGCCTATTGGATATATCGCATTCTATGCATTTATCCCCGAGTCGCCTCGCTACCTCATTTATCGTGGCCGTTTTGACGAGGCCGAACAAGTCCTCCGATCGCTATCGAATTACCCCGACACGATTCCATATGAGGTAGAACTGCTCAAGGCCCAAGCTGAGGAGCAGCAAGAGCTGCACAAGGCGACGTCAATCTGGGACTGTTTCAGAGGCTCCAACCGAAGACGTACTATAATCGCTATTGGGGTCCAAGTCCTGCAGCAGGCCCAAGGTGTTTCCTTCATTCAGAACTTTATCGTCACTTTCATGGAACAATTGAAATTCCCTGATCCCTTGCGTACGAATCTAATGGTGACCGGATGCAGTTTTGCTGTCCACATCATCACATTCTTCAGCTTCGACAAGATCGGCCGGCGGTACTCGTTGTGTATCGGGGCAATTCTCCTCGGTGGCACTATGTTCGGAACCGGGATCGCAATCGCCACCGGAGACACAAGCAGTGGGTCGTCACCTGCAGCGACGGCTTCCATTGCCCTTCTGATCCTTTGGTACTGCATGTATGGCTTCACCTGGGGACCCGGCTGTTGGGTGGTGGCAGGAGAAGTAGGGACTGGCCAGTTGCGGGAGCGCACGTTATTCCTTGCCTCGATGGGGAGCTTCCTCACATCGGTTCCTATCAATTTTGTCAATCCGTATGTCCAAGCACGGCTAGGAGGCTCGGTCACCTTTATCTATGGTGGCTTCTCCGTGGTTGCGTTGATCTGGGTATTTTTGATGGTGCCAGAGACCAGGGGCCGTTCCCTCGAAGAGCTGGATGATATGTTCCAGGCTGAAGTACCGACCCGGCGGTTTAAAAAATATGAATGTAGTGGGATTGGAGCTCATATCACAGGTGCTCAAAATCTGCAAAGCAAGGAAGTCAAGGTGATTCAGGAGGAGTGGGTGGAGAACAAGGGAGATACCGGTGCCCAGTAG
- a CDS encoding putative peroxisomal membrane protein 2, pxmp2 (unnamed protein product), whose translation MSRHTKTVVQSAILKSAANLTAQLFRYSTNPTAPPLDWNAVFEFAIFGLIQAQVNCHWQEFLEDSFPSYSTFAKPADQTTAPKKIIQWRNIIYKILLDQTIGLFLMNTIFLVCTNFKQSGNASVLVAEVNRKIWPLIVNAWKVWPACSLCNFLWVPVESRVLVASCVGFGWNIFLAFFTMVK comes from the coding sequence ATGTCTCGTCATACCAAGACTGTCGTGCAGTCTGCCATCCTCAAGTCTGCCGCCAACCTCACGGCACAGCTCTTCCGCTACTCGACCAATCCCACAGCTCCACCGTTGGACTGGAACGCAGTGTTTGAATTCGCTATCTTTGGCCTAATCCAGGCGCAGGTGAATTGTCATTGGCAGGAGTTCTTAGAAGATTCATTTCCGTCGTACTCGACCTTCGCCAAGCCAGCGGACCAGACAACTGCGCCTAAGAAGATCATCCAGTGGCGGAACATTATCTACAAAATCCTTCTCGATCAGACAATCGGGTTATTCTTAATGAACACAATCTTTTTAGTTTGCACGAATTTCAAGCAGTCCGGGAATGCGTCCGTGCTGGTGGCCGAAGTCAACCGGAAGATCTGGCCCCTGATCGTGAACGCTTGGAAAGTCTGGCCGGCTTGTTCTCTGTGCAATTTCCTTTGGGTTCCAGTGGAGTCTCGAGTTCTGGTCGCCTCGTGTGTGGGATTCGGCTGGAATATCTTTCTAGCGTTTTTTACGATGGTCAAGTAA
- a CDS encoding uncharacterized protein (of unknown function-domain containing protein) — MAWLYNVFRLLLLTGLFVQPSLQSQCAGLTADKPRVLVLSDIDNEPDDAQSLVRLMVYSNELRLEGLVATTSIWLNDTTRPDLMHDIVNAYELSVPYLRHHASGWPKASDIHSLIASGLPVYGMDGIGEGKDSSGSTLLINAVDKSEEPLWVLVWGGASVLAQALWHVNATRSPADIDRFVAKLRVYSISDQDNTGTWMRRNWPSLFYIASVHHFNRYAVAGWGGISGDNYYHFPNNANKEVISSAWVQQNIQSVGPLGAKYPDADFILEGDTPSLLHIIPNGLSDPEHPEWGSWGGRYGPVTFGEGHFADSVDTIVDDSGRTMMGSHVTIWRWREAFQQDFAARMKWTTASRFSDANHAPVVTIDGDRTRRVIHIPVEPGQEVVLDATDSCDPDGDNLTFKWWQYLEPSSNNNNPRRDVAELSLSSTDSPRITVTIPPSDVIRREGRNTHPESDKHLHLIVQVSDGVLVSYRRIIFTVPGLEAVRDKQTNHDEL, encoded by the coding sequence ATGGCTTGGTTGTATAATGTGTTTCGATTATTACTTCTGACGGGCCTATTTGTTCAACCGTCGTTGCAATCACAATGTGCAGGTTTGACGGCAGACAAGCCGCGGGTGTTGGTACTCAGCGACATCGACAACGAGCCCGACGATGCGCAGTCTTTGGTCCGCCTGATGGTGTACTCCAATGAACTACGTCTGGAAGGTCTTGTGGCGACCACCAGTATCTGGCTGAACGATACCACCCGACCGGACCTCATGCACGACATCGTGAATGCCTATGAATTATCAGTGCCGTATCTTCGCCACCATGCATCAGGATGGCCTAAAGCGAGCGATATCCACAGTCTGATCGCGTCCGGCCTTCCCGTGTACGGTATGGATGGCATTGGAGAAGGGAAGGACAGCAGTGGTTCAACACTTTTGATCAACGCGGTCGACAAGTCCGAAGAGCCCCTCTGGGTACTGGTATGGGGTGGTGCGTCGGTTCTGGCGCAGGCCTTATGGCACGTCAATGCCACCCGATCGCCGGCGGATATCGATCGCTTCGTGGCCAAATTGCGTGTGTACTCAATTTCCGACCAGGACAACACGGGAACCTGGATGCGACGCAATTGGCCGAGCCTGTTCTACATAGCCAGCGTGCACCACTTCAATCGCTATGCAGTGGCTGGATGGGGCGGCATCTCGGGAGACAACTACTACCATTTCCCAAACAATGCCAATAAGGAGGTCATCTCATCTGCCTGGGTGCAGCAGAACATCCAATCCGTCGGCCCATTAGGTGCGAAATATCCGGACGCGGACTTTATTCTCGAGGGCGACACCCCGTCCCTGCTGCACATCATCCCGAACGGCCTCTCCGATCCGGAGCACCCGGAATGGGGCTCATGGGGTGGTCGGTATGGGCCTGTGACCTTTGGAGAAGGTCATTTTGCCGATAGTGTTGACACCATCGTGGACGACTCGGGGAGAACGATGATGGGGTCGCATGTCACCATCTGGAGGTGGCGCGAGGCTTTTCAGCAGGATTTCGCGGCTCGCATGAAGTGGACGACAGCGTCCAGGTTCTCTGACGCGAACCACGCTCCGGTGGTCACAATCGACGGGGACAGAACTCGTCGAGTTATTCATATCCCGGTGGAGCCAGGTCAGGAGGTCGTGCTGGACGCGACGGACTCCTGCGATCCTGACGGAGACAATCTCACCTTCAAGTGGTGGCAGTATTTGGAACCTTCCTCAAATAACAACAACCCTCGGAGAGATGTCGCTGAGCTTTCCCTGAGTTCTACGGACTCTCCCCGGATTACTGTCACAATTCCCCCGAGCGACGTAATACGACGAGAAGGCCGCAACACACACCCAGAAAGTGACAAGCACTTGCACCTCATCGTACAGGTTTCTGACGGAGTCTTGGTTTCCTATCGTCGAATCATCTTCACGGTGCCGGGTTTGGAAGCTGTTCGGGACAAGCAGACAAACCACGATGAACTGTAG
- a CDS encoding ketopantoate reductase PanE/ApbA C terminal-domain-containing protein (unnamed protein product) — translation MASSSSIYILGVGSIGCFVAHSLRSLPDKPPITLLLHRESLRREFVSTGQKVGLQVGEDGDVDEQSGFNVEVLGVDSTPTSPIRCLIVTVKASVTVDAIRPVKERLGRDSVICLFQNGLGQVEELNQQLFPDPATRPTYMFGIVRHGVYLKSAFQAVLAGRIGCVSVGFVDADGLATSQPRNRFLVDTLLQSATLNCEELDWTSLFRDQLLKLAANCVLNPLTALLDVRNGLIADMVQVKPLITRLLEEISTVFGRLPEIHHLSNHDPSWFSPASLEAVVMDTIRKTARNSSSMREDIRKGRPTEIEFINGWIIKRGRELGVECVANLSLIELILARSSISDQQATT, via the coding sequence ATGGCGAGCTCATCCTCCATCTATATCTTAGGGGTTGGAAGTATTGGATGTTTTGTCGCTCACTCTCTTCGCTCTCTGCCTGATAAGCCCCCCATTACACTCCTTCTTCATCGAGAATCCCTGCGTCGTGAATTTGTCTCCACGGGACAGAAAGTCGGTCTACAGGTTGGGGAGGATGGAGACGTAGATGAACAATCCGGTTTCAATGTTGAGGTACTGGGGGTCGATTCCACACCCACATCGCCGATTCGTTGCCTTATTGTCACCGTCAAAGCCTCAGTGACAGTAGACGCTATCAGACCTGTCAAAGAAAGGCTCGGCCGAGATTCCGTTATCTGTCTATTCCAGAATGGCTTGGGCCAAGTGGAAGAATTGAATCAGCAACTTTTTCCCGACCCAGCCACACGACCAACGTACATGTTCGGGATTGTTCGACACGGCGTCTATTTAAAATCGGCTTTTCAAGCGGTATTGGCTGGTCGCATTGGCTGTGTCTCTGTGGGCTTTGTGGACGCAGATGGCTTGGCCACATCGCAACCGAGAAATCGTTTCCTTGTGGATACACTGCTTCAATCGGCAACGCTCAACTGTGAGGAACTGGATTGGACATCTCTTTTCCGGGATCAACTGCTCAAGCTGGCAGCAAATTGCGTCCTCAATCCTCTCACAGCGCTACTGGATGTCCGAAACGGCCTGATCGCGGATATGGTCCAGGTCAAACCATTAATAACCCGTCTCCTAGAGGAGATTTCAACGGTATTTGGTCGGCTGCCAGAGATCCACCATCTTTCTAACCATGATCCCTCATGGTTCTCCCCCGCGTCCTTGGAGGCCGTCGTGATGGACACAATCAGAAAGACAGCGAGGAACTCCAGCAGCATGCGCGAGGATATCCGTAAAGGGAGACCCACAGAAATCGAGTTTATCAATGGCTGGATAATCAAGCGTGGGAGGGAACTGGGGGTGGAATGTGTGGCCAATCTATCTTTAATCGAACTGATCCTAGCTAGGAGTAGTATATCCGATCAACAAGCTACAACCTAG
- a CDS encoding C-4 methyl sterol oxidase yields the protein MDWKLVPRQGVLYSAPFGLAAEYASPIEVMILGFGTVSSPILWCALTGNLYILTMYVWIVLRLCQAIDAHSGYEVLWSLHHLLPFWAGADHHDLYHEKSIGTSYHPLDTEYTPDALQRQKGKQVEAKKTQ from the coding sequence ATGGACTGGAAGCTGGTACCCAGACAAGGGGTGCTCTATTCCGCACCGTTTGGTTTGGCCGCCGAATATGCTTCTCCTATTGAAGTGATGATTCTCGGCTTCGGGACCGTTAGCTCCCCGATCCTCTGGTGTGCTTTGACCGGTAACCTGTATATTCTCACGATGTATGTCTGGATTGTGTTGCGCTTGTGCCAGGCTATCGATGCCCATAGTGGCTACGAAGTCCTTTGGAGTCTTCACCATCTCTTGCCTTTCTGGGCTGGTGCTGATCATCACGACCTATACCATGAGAAATCCATTGGCACAAGCTACCACCCCCTTGACACCGAATACACTCCGGATGCCCTGCAGCgccaaaaagggaaacaggtggaagcaaagaagacaCAATGA
- a CDS encoding DHBP synthase RibB-like alpha/beta domain-containing protein has translation MAPRYIPKPGTAPSVPRDARETYNTLKRGGVVIIPTDVGYALLTSTQTGIQRIFSAKDRREGHNIGIIGTYKQHRQIHVLSEAKFEMTRVLTEDMAMIVGIIAKYDTKSLHPRLAALDPATLSQVTKGDTVSIAVPEGPFLRELGRLCDEDPEGMLMFGTSANLTGQGQRFRIEDIEPRVIDAVDLVVDYGLQKWQVYRRGGVNFDAENMKVLRKGAGYEVFRDRMLRWFPNLLKDAGVSLEEDPDFQISDPGMPAT, from the coding sequence ATGGCTCCCAGATACATACCCAAGCCAGGTACCGCTCCCAGCGTCCCTCGCGACGCTAGAGAGACCTATAACACTCTGAAACGCGGTGGTGTTGTCATCATCCCAACCGATGTTGGCTACGCACTCTTGACCAGCACACAGACTGGAATCCAACGGATTTTTTCAGCAAAAGACCGTCGAGAAGGCCACAACATCGGTATAATCGGGACATACAAACAGCACCGCCAGATCCATGTGCTCTCCGAGGCCAAGTTTGAAATGACACGGGTCCTGACAGAAGATATGGCAATGATTGTCGGGATCATTGCTAAATACGATACGAAAAGCCTGCATCCACGTTTGGCAGCCCTTGATCCCGCTACGCTATCCCAGGTCACTAAGGGTGATACGGTCAGTATCGCAGTTCCCGAAGGTCCATTTCTAAGGGAACTCGGTCGTCTGTGTGATGAGGACCCCGAGGGCATGTTAATGTTCGGAACTTCGGCCAATCTTACTGGCCAGGGACAACGATTCCGtattgaagatattgagccAAGAGTGATTGACGCGGTGGACTTAGTGGTGGATTACGGGTTACAGAAATGGCAGGTGTACAGGCGTGGTGGCGTGAATTTCGATGCAGAGAACATGAAGGTCCTACGGAAGGGAGCCGGGTACGAGGTTTTTCGCGACCGAATGCTAAGATGGTTCCCCAATCTACTGAAGGATGCTGGTGTAAGCCTGGAGGAGGATCCTGATTTCCAGATTAGCGACCCTGGAATGCCTGCTACCTAA
- a CDS encoding putative carboxylesterase — MSITICPNKVSPSVLAAREELNRALEAKYSETRQWYEYPSPADYRRAELDGTAGFAKPIFDSEAIDFFLPSSHGDHSIPLRQFIPKGKGSKGVFLHFHGSGFCISSARLNDGYLRHLADTLSLTVVTVDYRKAPEDPFPAPLDDAIDAALFALSPDGEHKLRGPLTIIGGESAGAYLSVWVTLELRRRGIDVMSRIKGLVASYGIYDLTYLPSVRNYCRRLVLSNEDTPRFIDTALPKDVFPLDVRKQPHLSPLYADLKGLPPALFLVGSEDPLLDDSVFLATKWGMAENETSLKIIPAAFHGFTLFSIGEMADEGISEIVNFVSALLDVKD, encoded by the exons ATGTCCATCACGATCTGCCCGAACAAGGTTTCGCCATCTGTCCTAGCGGCGCGTGAAGAGCTTAATCGAGCTCTGGAAGCCAAGTATAGTGAGACCAGACAATGGTACGAGTACCCCAGCCCTGCCGACTACAGACGTGCAGAGCTCGATGGGACGGCGGGGTTCGCGAAGCCAATTTTTGACTCGGAAGccattgatttctttctcccttcaaGCCACGGCGACCATTCAATCCCCTTGAGGCAATTTATACCCAAGGGAAAGGGTTCTAAAGGTGTTTTCTTGCACTTTCATGGAA GTGGATTCTGTATCAGCTCCGCCCGCTTGAACGATGGTTACCTGCGTCATTTGGCCGACACACTCTCTCTTACAGTCGTTACAGTTGACTATCGCAAAGCACCCGAGGATCCTTTTCCCGCGCCCCTAGATGATGCCATTGATGCTGCGCTCTTTGCTTTGTCCCCAGATGGGGAACACAAACTTCGAGGCCCGCTCACCATCATAGGTGGTGAGTCTGCTGGTGCCTATCTCAGCGTATGGGTTACCCTGGAACTTCGCCGCCGAGGAATAGATGTCATGAGTCGCATCAAGGGCTTGGTGGCCTCGTATGGAATCTATGACTTGACCTATCTCCCGTCTGTCAGGAATTATTGCCGCCGTCTGGTGCTCAGTAATGAGGACACGCCGCGCTTCATTGATACAGCATTACCAAAGGACGTGTTTCCACTAGATGTCCGAAAACAGCCTCACCTATCGCCGTTATATGCTGATCTGAAGGGCTTACCTCCCGCTTTGTTCCTCGTTGGCTCTGAGGACCCACTCCTTGATGACTCTGTGTTTTTGGCCACAAAGTGGGGGATGGCCGAGAATGAAACATCCTTGAAGATTATCCCAGCCGCGTTCCACGGCTTTACGTTGTTTTCTATTGGCGAGATGGCCGATGAGGGCATTAGCGAGATTGTCAATTTTGTGTCTGCCCTGTTAGATGTCAAGGACTAG
- a CDS encoding Alpha/Beta hydrolase protein gives MRGKSAPDIMELANNGTYLGTPLFFAPTSGSGNSLNNVRPTLEKGSWADVPVMYGTNKNEGSIFAHVRRLNTAKEAEKRAVPPQQVLIDDVQSADAETNMLPLCPNLSNRWCFLNWSKCVDDRGSIYLPDVRTSQVYREAQPQGVWRYRYSPELPNLTPYDDAGAYHGAELPQVLGTYNATTATENPIVLSAFMQKTWTDFAKDPENGPGWPSLNEDSKLADFGNDENPQGITLIEAKDADNNCGIWFRESETYDLAW, from the exons ATGAGAGGCAAATCGGCACCAGATATCATGGAACTGGCCAATAACGGCACCTATCTGGGCACCCCCCTGTTTTTTGCTCCCACCAGCGGGTCTGGTAATTCACTCAATAATGTGCGTCCCACTCTCGAAAAAGGAAGCTGGGCCGATGTTCCCGTCATGTACGGCACGAATAAAAACGAGGGCAGCATTTTTGCCCATGTTCGAAGGCTCAACACGGCGAAGGAAGCTGAAAAAAGGGCTGTACCTCCTCAGCAGGTGCTGATAGATGACGTCCAGTCTGCGGACGCCGAAACCAACATGCTTCCGCTTTGTCCAAACTTGTCAAACAGATGGTGTTTCTTGAACTGGAGCAAGTGC GTGGATGACCGGGGTTCCATTTACTTGCCCGACGTCCGAACTAGCCAAGTTTACCGCGAAGCACAACCGCAAGGTGTGTGGCGGTACCGGTACTCGCCAGAGCTCCCCAACCTGACACCCTACGACGATGCAGGCGCATACCATGGCGCGGAGCTGCCTCAGGTTTTGGGAACCTACAACGCTACAACTGCTACCGAGAACCCGATTGTACTGAGTGCCTTCATGCAGAAGACGTGGACTGATTTTGCCAAGGACCCAGAAAATGGTCCTGGCTGGCCCTCGCTCAATGAAGACTCGAAATTGGCCGATTTCGGCAATGATGAGAATCCTCAAGGCATTACTTTGATCGAAGCAAAAGACGCGGATAATAATTGTGGCATCTGGTTCCGAGAATCAGAAACTTATGACCTTGCCTGGTGA
- a CDS encoding putative UDP-N-acetylenolpyruvoylglucosamine reductase (unnamed protein product), which yields MPGLLWEENVDLQAYNTFNIKSTARYLVRIRSPSELAELVALPQFQSNRQLILGGGSNILFGTDRFNGVIVKNEIQGIEVVSEDHRHTCLRVGGGVGWTSLVNYCIDQDLGGLENLSMIPGTVGAAPIQNIGAYGVELGDVLLSVEVCDLGTGDMRTMTKEDCALGYRDSIFKHTSMVLMVCFVTIKVTKAQFHRVTINYASMQHALQEKGITAPTIRSVSEIVCLMRRRKLPDPTVLGNAGSFFKNVICDQSIRNTLQQMHADIPWISKLDGRCIIPAAWLIEKYGWKGRQIGRAGVYFGHALVLVNLGGAQGSEILSLSEAISQDIRINMGLLLKPEVNIVK from the coding sequence ATGCCCGGCCTGCTCTGGGAAGAAAATGTTGATCTCCAGGCGTATAACACCTTCAACATCAAATCAACTGCCCGGTATCTGGTACGGATCAGAAGCCCTAGCGAGCTGGCTGAGCTGGTGGCTTTGCCACAATTTCAAAGCAATCGCCAATTGATACTTGGCGGTGGAAGTAACATCCTATTCGGGACTGACCGATTCAATGGAGTAATTGTCAAGAACGAAATCCAGGGTATTGAGGTAGTGTCTGAAGATCACAGACACACATGCCTACGTGTTGGTGGAGGAGTGGGATGGACATCGCTGGTCAACTATTGCATCGATCAGGATCTTGGTGGTCTGGAGAACCTTTCTATGATACCAGGTACAGTTGGAGCAGCTCCAATACAGAATATCGGTGCATACGGGGTGGAGCTAGGCGACGTGCTGTTAAGTGTGGAGGTATGTGACCTTGGCACCGGCGACATGAGGACAATGACAAAAGAAGATTGCGCCCTGGGATACCGAGATAGCATCTTCAAGCATACTTCAATGGTGCTCATGGTCTGTTTTGTCACGATCAAGGTAACCAAGGCCCAGTTTCACCGTGTCACGATCAATTATGCTTCAATGCAGCATGCTTTACAAGAGAAAGGCATCACAGCACCCACGATACGATCAGTCAGTGAAATAGTCTGTTTGATGCGTAGAAGGAAGCTACCTGATCCCACAGTCCTAGGAAATGCTGGGAGCTTTTTCAAAAATGTCATTTGCGACCAATCCATCCGAAATACCCTGCAGCAGATGCATGCGGACATTCCATGGATCTCAAAGCTAGATGGACGATGTATCATACCAGCAGCATGGTTGATTGAGAAATATGGTTGGAAAGGAAGACAAATCGGACGGGCTGGGGTTTACTTCGGCCATGCTCTTGTGCTTGTGAATCTCGGCGGCGCACAAGGAAGCGAAATCCTGTCTCTTTCAGAGGCAATATCACAAGATATACGGATTAACATGGGGCTGCTATTGAAACCAGAAGTAAATATTGTCAAATAA
- a CDS encoding uncharacterized protein (domain of unknown function-domain containing protein) has protein sequence MSDDAKYPYPWMRERRREQNARAKRRSRQRQKAQQAAALEVVKQNETQLRLLPSALPDPLGCVSNHPAIVSDLENVAKILDAEQLGIAAILKYGIISMGGALDDRLLDIANQTCFCCWLEVVIPNIKMPFNIGLALYSGVRRLSQMKGPPRWSIEAVGIDTAGRLLQIEPECRDLRSIRLTCFLSTSAFLENAKQLGLSLGDFIDDNSESPFCSRDVRRYQPISYQTLAADLQPTPEQLMIPHHPYLDIVPFPSFRAKALAAISSGTPEFSEDELCFDLAHDSMRCWGSTATSLHGRGNGAPWDARSWEVSPWFLRKWGFLVGNEDDTIYQNSLWWWSQR, from the exons ATGTCGGATGATGCAAAGTATCCATATCCATGGATGCGGGAGCGCAGAAGAGAGCAAAATGCACGGGCTAAGCGGCGCAGTC GTCAGCGGCAGAAGGCGCAACAAGCAGCAGCCCTCGAAGTCGTAAAACAAAACGAGACTCAGCTCAGGCTACTGCCGTCAGCACTTCCTGATCCTCTCGGTTGCGTTAGCAACCATCCTGCAAT CGTTTCTGATCTAGAGAATGTTGCGAAAATTCTCGATGCAGAACAACTCGGGATTGCTGCCATCCTGAAATATGGCATTATTTCGATGGGCGGGGCCCTTGACGACCGTTTGCTTGACATAGCAAATCAAACTTGTTTCTGCTGCTGGCTCGAGGTGGTTATACCCAACATTAAAATGCCTTTTAACATCGGGTTGGCTTTGTACTCCGGGGTTCGTCGTCTATCGCAAATGAAAGGACCTCCTCGGTGGAGCATCGAAGCCGTAGGCATTGATACGGCAGGAAGGCTGTTGCAGATCGAACCCGAATGCCGCGATCTAAGGAGCATCAGACTAACTTGCTTCTTAAGTACTTCTGCCTTTCTCGAAAATGCCAAGCAGCTAGGGTTATCTCTCGGCGATTTCATTGATGATAATTCCGAATCGCCCTTTTGTTCAAGAGATGTTCGCCGGTACCAACCTATTTCTTACCAAACATTGGCTGCAGATCTCCAGCCCACCCCAGAGCAACTGATGATCCCCCACCATCCCTATCTTGACATTGTACCATTTCCCTCTTTTCGTGCCAAAGCATTGGCAGCGATTTCATCCGGGACCCCAGAGTTCAGCGAGGATGAGCTGTGTTTTGATCTGGCGCACGATAGCATGCGCTGTTGGGGCTCGACGGCGACTTCTCTACATGGCCGTGGAAATGGGGCCCCTTGGGATGCGCGCAGCTGGGAGGTCTCTCCCTGGTTCTTGAGAAAGTGGGGTTTCCTTGTTGGAAACGAGGATGACACTATCTATCAAAATAGTCTCTGGTGGTGGTCCCAGAGGTAG